In Labrus mixtus unplaced genomic scaffold, fLabMix1.1 SCAFFOLD_61, whole genome shotgun sequence, the following proteins share a genomic window:
- the ythdc2 gene encoding 3'-5' RNA helicase YTHDC2, with the protein MSHSASHKGSRSQRGAGRGSRSNGLKEIHVDEEVKISVSQALDMFRFSDDKEMEFPSSLTSTERAFIHRTAQSLGYISRSKGKGSKRFLTLRKKDGSDKPRPTMPLSLSHNSLFYVRSLLQRFPLSSKERSELQNQSSMSPSAESDGGCDRNRASGRLNNGIPMVPRRRSPSELDAFRCSLPVHERQEEILQLIRDHRVLLVLGETGSGKTTQIPQFVLDECSRVEEPCRIFCTQPRRLAAIAVAERVAAERGESVGQTVGYHIRLESRVSPKTRLTFCTSGVFLRTLMAGDASLTTVTHVIVDEVHERDGLTDFLLIKMRDVLQKIPTLKLILSSAALDVDLFLKYFGNCPIIRLKGRQFEVKELFLEDVLRLTGFNNDDMKKKHKEDAERKEQDHKHLSEWCKAVESSSPGERGGRSPGTPTQSLLQDRGDTSSLTTDGEQVEPWIQKEMDGCISRIFLHEEEEAFTQLFNLILYESVSVDYRHTETGSTPLMVAAGRGFIPQVEQLLSMGADVNMKTSNGWTAMDYAQHFQQSDAVDLLQASLAVGGPGVGEWSLVQGGDTDLSPEEQELLRLYHHSFDDERVDLDLIMDLLHNICSTSADGAALIFLPGYDEIVCLRDRILYDDKRFTVNSDRYQVFTLHSDMQTSDQKKAMKTSPPGIRKIILSTNIAETSITINDVVFVIDSGKVKEKSFDTLSHVSMLKTVWISKASALQRKGRAGRCRPGICFHLFSRLRFNNMLEFQVPQLLRMPLQDLCLQTKLLAPSSCPVAEFLSKAPQPPPAYAIKNAVHMLKTIDAMDQNEDLTDLGYHLADLPVEPHLGKMVLCAVVLKCLDPVLTIACTLAYRDPFVLPAQSSLKRAALLCRKRFTSSTFSDHMALLRAFQAWQKARSDGWERSFCEKNFLSQATMDMILGMRTQLLGQLRAIGFVRARGGSDIRDVNLNSENWAVVKAALVAGMYPNLVHMNPETSLLSSTREKKVIFHPTSILSPAHNKETDLVRPPRTLPTDWLIYNEMSRGQRMASVRCCSVVTPITVAIFGGCSRLPDSAFQDPAGHRDTDAPLDEVSDSEVEELAEMKLDDWLVFQCDREAAGLVFDLRQKWQNLFLRRIRCPSKPWSQQDESIIRTLVSVLTAEEQGAGLQQPTGIGQRPRPMSSEEGPQISMRNSKSPQIPPQSTSDRLCRTPAGSGRPQVKANSRDETLLCEEPASSTNSSSVDTPSDSPASSGKASHSASPQLLLSSMRYFIMKSSNMRNIEISQQRGIWSTTPSNETKLSRAFIEHSIIILVFSVQGSGHFQGYARMTSAVSRESCQDWGLVGLGGVFSVDWIHRESLPFHCSQHILNPWNDHKKVQISRDGQELEPHAGSQLLLLWDRNSSAQ; encoded by the exons ATGTCTCACTCAGCCTCACACAAAGGGTCCAGGAGCCAGAGGGGGGCGGGTAGAGGGTCCAGGTCTAATGGTCTGAAAGAGATCCACGTGGATGAAGAGGTGAAGATCTCAGTGAGCCAAGCTCTGGACATGTTCCGCTTCAGTGACGACAAAG AGATGGAGTTTCCCTCCTCGCTGACGAGCACAGAGCGAGCGTTCATCCATCGAACGGCTCAGTCACTCGGATACATCTCCAGGAGTAAAGG gaaaGGATCAAAGCGTTTCCTCACCCTCAGGAAGAAGGATGGTTCAGATAAACCTCGCCCCAccatgcctctctctctctcccataaCTCGTTGTTCTACGTGCGcagcctgctgcagaggtttCCTCTGAGCAGTAAGGAGCGCTCGGAGCTGCAGAACCAGAGCAGCATGTCTCCCTCTGCAGAGTCCG acGGCGGCTGTGACAGGAACAGAGCGAGTGGCCGTCTGAATAACGGGATCCCCATGGTTCCTCGCCGGAGGAGTCCGTCAGAACTGGACGCCTTCAGATGCTCTCTGCCCGTCCACGAACGACAGGAAGAGATCCTGCAGCTCATCAGAGACCACCGAGTGCTGCTGGTGCTGGGAGAGACCGGCTCAGGGAAGACCACTCAG ATCCCTCAGTTTGTGCTGGATGAGTGCAGCAGGGTCGAGGAGCCCTGCAGGATCTTCTGCACTCAGCCCAGAAGACTCGCCGCCATCGCTGTGGCCGAGAGAGTCGCagcggagagaggagagagcgtgGGCCAGACTGTGGGATACCACATCCGACTGGAGAGCAG GGTTTCTCCAAAGACTCGTCTGACCTTCTGCACCAGCGGTGTCTTCCTCAGGACGCTGATGGCTGGAGACGCCAGCCTGACCACGGTCACGCACGTCATCGTG gacgAGGTTCACGAGCGCGACGGTCTGACCGACTTCCTGCTCATTAAGATGAGAGACGTCCTGCAGAAGATCCCGACCCTCAAACTCATCCTGTCCAGTGCTGCTCTGGACGTCGACCTGTTCCTCAAATATTTTGGAAACTGTCCCATCATCAGAC TGAAAGGCCGACAGTTTGAAGTGAAGGAGTTGTTCCTGGAGGACGTTCTCAGACTGACCGGCTTCAACAACGAcgacatgaagaagaaacacaaagaggacGCTGAGAGGA aggAGCAGGATCACAAACACCTGTCTGAATGGTGTAAAGCTGTGGAGAGCAGCTcacctggagagagaggggggaggagtccTGGGACCCCTACTCAGAGCCTCCTGCAGGACAGAGGAGACACATCCTCACTGACCact GATGGAGAACAGGTGGAGCCGTGGATTCAGAAGGAGATGGACGGCTGTATTTCCAGAATCTTCCTccatgaagaagaggaagcttTCACTCAGCTGTTTAACCTCATCCTGTACGAGAGCGTCAGCG TGGACTACAGACATACTGAGACAGGCTCCACCCCCCTGATGGTGGCAGCTGGGCGGGGCTTCATCCCTCAGGTGGAGCAGCTGCTGAGCATGGGAGCAGACGTCAACATGAAGACTTCTAACGGGTG GACAGCCATGGATTACGCTCAACACTTCCAGCAGAGCGACGCTGTGGATCTCCTCCAAGCATCTCT gGCTGTAGGGGGTCCAGGTGTGGGGGAGTGGTCTCTGGTCCAGGGGGGGGACACAGACCTGAGTCCAGAGGAGCAGGAGTTACTCAGACTTTACCATCACAGCTTTGATGATGAGCGTGTGGACCTGGACCTCATCATGGACCTGCTGCACAACATCTGCTCGACCTCAGCTGACG GAGCCGCTCTGATCTTCCTCCCTGGATACGATGAGATCGTTTGTCTGAGAGATCGAATCCTGTATGATGACAAGAGATTCACAGTGAACTCTGACAG gtacCAGGTGTTCACTCTGCACTCAGACATGCAGACGTCAGATCAGAAGAAAGCCATGAAGACGTCTCCACCTGGAATCAGGAAGATC ATTCTGTCCACCAACATCGCAGAGACCAGCATCACCATCAACGACGTGGTGTTTGTCATCGACTCAGGGAAGGTTAAAGAG AAATCCTTCGACACTCTGAGTCATGTGTCCATGTTGAAGACGGTGTGGATCTCTAAAGCCAGCGCTCTGCAGAGGAAGGGGAG AGCCGGACGCTGCAGACCTGGGATCTGTTTCCACCTCTTCAGTCGACTCCGATTCAACAACATGCTGGAGTTCCAGGTCCCACAGCTGCTGAGGATGcctctgcag GATCTGTGTCTGCAGACCAAACTGTTGGCCCCCTCCTCGTGTCCTGTCGCTGAGTTTTTATCCAAagctcctcagcctcctcctgctTACGCCATCAAGAATGCCGTGCACATGCTCAAG ACAATCGATGCCATGGACCAGAATGAGGACCTGACCGACCTGGGCTACCACCTGGCTGATCTACCTGTGGAACCTCACCTGGGGAAGATGGTCCTGTGTGCTGTGGTCCTAAAGTGTCTGGACCCGGTCCTAACCATCGCCTGCACACTGGCCTACAGAGACCCGTTCGTCCTCCCAGCTCAGAGCTCACTGAAACGAGCCGCCCTGCTCTGCCGCAAACGCTTCACATCCAGCACCTTCAGCGACCACATGGCCCTGCTCAGAGCCTTCCAG gcgtGGCAGAAGGCTCGCAGTGACGGCTGGGAGAGATCCTTCTGTGAGAAGAACTTCCTGTCTCAGGCCACCATGGACATGATCCTGGGTATGAGGACCCAGCTGCTGGGACAGCTACGAGCCATCg GTTTCGTGCGTGCCCGGGGGGGCAGTGACATCCGGGACGTGAACCTGAACTCTGAAAACTGGGCTGTGGTGAAGGCGGCACTGGTGGCCGGCATGTATCCTAACCTGGTCCACATGAACCCAGAGACCTCCCTGCTGTCCAGTACCAGAGAGAAGAAGGTCATCTTCCACCCCACCTCCATCCTCAGCCCCGCCCACAACAAGGAG actgaCTTGGTGCGGCCCCCCAGGACTCTGCCCACTGATTGGCTGATCTACAATGAGATGAGTCGAGGTCAAAGGATGGCGAGCGTTCgctgctgctctgtggttaCGCCCATCACTGTGGCCATCTTTGGAGGCTGTTCAAGACTGCCTGACTCCGCCTTCCAGGATCCTGCTGGTCACCgagacacag ATGCTCCCCTGGATGAGGTCAGTGACAGTGAGGTGGAGGAGCTGGCTGAGATGAAGCTTGATGATTGGTTGGTGTTTCAGTGTGACAGAGAG GCTGCAGGTCTGGTGTTTGATCTGAGGCAGAAGTGGCAGAACCTGTTCCTCAGGAGGATCAGGTGTCCCTCTAAACCGTGGAGCCAACAGGACGAGTCCATCATCAGGACCCTGGTGTCT GTCctcacagcagaggagcagggggcggggcttcagcaGCCCACAGGGATCGGACAGAGACCCCGACCCATGTCATCAGAGGAGGGACCCCAGATCTCTATGAGGAACTCAAAGAGCCCACAAATACCCCCACAGTCCACCAGCGACAG gTTGTGCCGGACTCCAGCCGGTTCAGGACGTCCTCAGGTGAAAGCTAACAGCAGAGACGAGACCTTACTGTGTGAAGAACCCGCCTCCTCCACTAACTCCTCCTCTGTGGACACTCCCTCTGACAGCCCCGCCTCCTCAGGAAAG GCGTCTCACTCGGCGTCTCCTCAGCTGCTTCTCTCCTCCATGAGATATTTCATCATGAAGAGCAGCAACATGAGGAACATCGAGATCTCGCAGCAGAGAGGGATCTGGTCCACCACGCCGAGCAACGAGACCAAACTGAGCCGAGCCTTCATTGAGCACAGCATCATCATCCTGGTCTTCTCTGTGCAGGGCTCAGGACACTTCCAG GGTTACGCTCGCATGACGTCGGCTGTCAGCAGGGAGAGCTGTCAGGACTGGGGCCTTGTGGGTCTGGGGGGGGTGTTCAGTGTGGACTGGATCCACAGAGAGAGTTTACCTTTCCACTGCAGCCAGCACATCCTGAACCCCTGGAACGACCACAAGAAGGTGCAGATCAGCAGGGACGGACAG GAGTTGGAGCCTCATGCAGGCAGTCAGCTGTTGTTACTGTGGGACAGAAACTCGTCTGCTCAATAA